The following proteins are encoded in a genomic region of Haloarcula marina:
- a CDS encoding potassium channel family protein: MDTWQRRTLLYVVGLAGVILVFSLAYDYGMSAFENDPREFLHSLQVVVETFTTTGFGSDAPWTSNRMRLLIIVMDITGVVLIFLALPVLLFPLFEEAMETEAPNRVERDLVDHVVICHFTPRGETLVTELETWDVDYVVVEPDRDRADDLYDEGYHVINADPQSVEGLEHSRLASARALVADASDQVNTSIVLTAREVDESVRTVSVVEEPDRAKYHDLAGADAVLSPRGLLGESLAGKVTTGVSATLGDDFVIGEDFDIAELPIHRGSDLVGTTLAESGIREETGVNVIGAWFRGDFVSPPAPDAELGASTVLLVSGTASQLESLKAKTLSDVRGFRRGETVVVGYGEVGQTIASGLETAGVPYTVLDRTEMDGVDVVGDATEPDDLRAVGVDDARTVILALSEDTDTEFATLVIRDLNPDVEIIARAEETENVQKMYRAGADYVLSLATVSGRMLASTILEDEDVISMDQQVEIVRTDAGSLAGETLGEADVRSKTGCTVVAVERNGDVLTDLGPGVEVRYGDKLVIAGTDAGVNRFTSLYN, translated from the coding sequence ATGGACACTTGGCAGCGCCGCACGCTGTTGTACGTCGTCGGCCTCGCTGGCGTCATCCTCGTCTTCTCGCTCGCCTACGACTACGGGATGAGCGCCTTCGAGAACGACCCGCGGGAGTTCCTCCACTCCCTGCAGGTCGTCGTCGAGACGTTCACGACCACCGGATTCGGTTCCGACGCGCCGTGGACGAGCAACAGGATGCGCCTGCTTATCATCGTGATGGACATCACCGGTGTCGTCCTCATCTTCCTCGCGCTACCGGTCCTCCTCTTCCCGCTGTTCGAGGAAGCGATGGAGACGGAAGCACCGAACCGCGTCGAGCGTGACCTCGTGGACCACGTCGTCATCTGCCACTTCACGCCCCGCGGCGAGACGCTGGTGACCGAACTGGAGACGTGGGACGTGGACTACGTCGTCGTCGAACCCGACCGAGACCGGGCCGACGACCTCTACGACGAGGGGTACCACGTCATCAACGCCGACCCCCAGTCCGTCGAGGGATTGGAGCATTCCCGTCTCGCCAGCGCCCGAGCGCTGGTCGCCGACGCCTCCGACCAAGTGAACACGAGCATCGTCCTCACCGCCCGCGAAGTCGACGAGTCGGTCCGCACCGTCAGCGTCGTCGAGGAACCCGACCGCGCGAAGTACCACGACCTCGCGGGGGCCGACGCCGTCCTCTCGCCGCGCGGCCTGCTGGGCGAGAGCCTCGCCGGAAAGGTCACCACCGGCGTCTCGGCCACGCTCGGGGACGATTTCGTCATCGGCGAGGACTTCGACATCGCCGAACTGCCCATCCACAGGGGGAGTGACCTCGTCGGGACGACGCTGGCCGAGAGCGGCATCCGCGAGGAGACAGGGGTCAACGTCATCGGCGCGTGGTTCCGCGGAGACTTCGTCAGTCCGCCCGCACCCGACGCGGAACTGGGGGCGAGCACCGTGTTGCTCGTCTCCGGGACCGCTTCGCAACTCGAGTCGCTGAAGGCGAAGACGCTCTCGGACGTTCGGGGCTTCCGGCGCGGCGAGACGGTGGTCGTCGGGTACGGCGAGGTCGGCCAGACCATCGCCAGCGGACTCGAAACGGCAGGCGTACCGTACACGGTGCTCGACCGCACGGAGATGGACGGCGTCGACGTCGTCGGCGACGCCACCGAACCCGATGACCTGCGGGCCGTCGGCGTCGACGACGCCCGCACGGTCATCCTCGCGCTCTCGGAGGACACCGACACGGAGTTCGCCACGCTCGTCATCCGCGACCTGAACCCCGACGTGGAGATCATCGCCCGCGCCGAGGAGACCGAGAACGTCCAGAAGATGTACCGCGCCGGGGCCGACTACGTGCTCTCGCTGGCGACGGTCAGCGGCCGGATGCTCGCCTCCACCATCTTAGAGGACGAAGACGTCATCTCGATGGACCAGCAGGTCGAAATCGTCCGGACCGACGCCGGATCGCTCGCTGGCGAGACGCTGGGGGAGGCCGACGTGCGCTCGAAGACCGGGTGTACTGTGGTCGCCGTCGAACGGAACGGCGACGTCCTGACCGACCTCGGCCCCGGCGTCGAGGTCCGGTACGGCGACAAACTCGTCATCGCCGGAACGGACGCCGGTGTCAACCGGTTCACGTCGCTGTACAACTGA